A genomic region of Mesorhizobium sp. NZP2077 contains the following coding sequences:
- a CDS encoding xanthine dehydrogenase family protein molybdopterin-binding subunit has protein sequence MTVHIARHGDASDGALAEAVGGRLSRVDGLAKITGAAKYAVEQQLEGLAYAVLVESTIASGKVCAIDTAEAQAAPGVLQVLTPDTIISLKTAADWFGTPPPDQPYCPLARDITFSGQHVAAVVAETFEQAVAAAALVKVSYDQTPAIVDLSDGKAGDGVPIDAMTKEWGDAPAAFASAPVRICAAYNTPREYQAPMEPHGLIARWEGDHLTVWEPSQWLDGMARTYAEWFEVPFENVRLVSPYIGGGFGSKALALSHGAVAASAAKMLGRPVRLVMTRPQTFTGYGGRAATRQTVTIGADRDGVIQSIVHRGVNETSIDGMWVEPLGSVTSIMYATPNFSSKQNVVRVNSVVPGAMRAPGENPSAFGIESAIDELAYEVGIDPLEIRLRNYAEQDPHAKKAWSTRQLREAFAAGAERFGWSKRTPEPRSMRDGNQLIGWGVAAGTYPVRRAYGEAIVRILADGSVEVESSSIDMGQGTYIILAQTAAETIGVPADDVVVKLGDSRFPRAGVTGGSRLAGVMTGAVYKAATSALDQLVGLAIGDPRSPFHALQANTLVVANGRIASPRGDGLYVSIAELFKSVGRDRIEATGDTMPANSTAEERYKNYTTIAMSLPHTEGDYSRHSWCAHFIEVRVDEDFGTVRVSRVVSALDSGRLYNPKLAESQWKGGIIMGIGQALLEEGIMDRRHGRIVNNNLADYLVPTNADIPDIEVISVGIPDLHSSVLGGKGVGELAIVGVAPAIANAVFHATGKRVRDLPITLEKLI, from the coding sequence ATGACCGTTCACATCGCAAGACATGGCGACGCCTCCGATGGCGCGCTGGCGGAAGCCGTCGGCGGCCGGCTGTCCCGCGTTGACGGCCTGGCCAAGATCACCGGTGCGGCCAAGTACGCCGTCGAGCAGCAGCTCGAGGGCCTCGCCTATGCCGTGCTGGTCGAAAGCACGATTGCGTCAGGCAAGGTGTGCGCGATCGACACGGCAGAGGCGCAGGCTGCACCGGGCGTGCTGCAGGTGCTCACCCCAGACACCATCATCAGCCTGAAAACCGCGGCGGACTGGTTCGGCACGCCGCCGCCCGACCAGCCCTACTGCCCGCTGGCTCGCGACATCACCTTCTCGGGCCAGCATGTCGCCGCTGTCGTCGCCGAAACCTTCGAGCAGGCCGTCGCTGCCGCCGCGCTCGTCAAGGTCAGCTATGACCAGACGCCGGCAATCGTCGACCTCAGCGACGGCAAGGCCGGCGACGGCGTTCCGATCGACGCCATGACCAAGGAATGGGGCGATGCGCCCGCCGCCTTCGCTTCGGCGCCGGTGCGGATCTGTGCCGCCTACAACACGCCGCGCGAATACCAGGCGCCGATGGAGCCGCATGGGCTGATCGCGCGCTGGGAAGGCGATCATCTCACCGTCTGGGAGCCGAGCCAGTGGCTCGACGGCATGGCCCGCACCTATGCCGAATGGTTCGAAGTGCCGTTCGAGAATGTGCGGCTGGTCTCGCCCTATATCGGTGGTGGCTTCGGTTCCAAGGCGCTGGCGCTCAGCCATGGTGCGGTGGCCGCAAGTGCGGCCAAAATGCTCGGCCGGCCGGTGCGTCTGGTGATGACGCGGCCGCAGACTTTTACCGGCTACGGCGGCCGCGCCGCGACCCGGCAAACGGTGACGATCGGCGCCGACCGTGACGGCGTGATCCAGTCGATCGTGCATCGCGGCGTCAATGAAACATCCATCGACGGCATGTGGGTCGAGCCGCTGGGCTCGGTCACCTCGATCATGTACGCGACGCCGAATTTCTCCTCGAAGCAGAATGTCGTGCGGGTGAACTCGGTGGTGCCGGGCGCCATGCGCGCGCCGGGCGAAAACCCCTCGGCCTTCGGCATCGAAAGCGCTATCGACGAGCTTGCCTATGAGGTCGGCATCGATCCGCTGGAGATTCGCCTCAGGAACTACGCCGAGCAGGACCCGCACGCGAAAAAAGCCTGGTCGACCAGGCAGTTGCGCGAGGCTTTTGCCGCAGGCGCTGAACGTTTCGGCTGGTCGAAACGGACACCCGAACCGCGTTCGATGCGCGACGGCAACCAGCTGATCGGCTGGGGCGTCGCCGCCGGCACCTATCCGGTGCGGCGCGCCTATGGCGAGGCGATCGTGCGCATCCTGGCCGACGGCTCGGTCGAGGTCGAAAGCTCGTCGATCGACATGGGCCAGGGCACCTACATCATCCTGGCGCAGACCGCCGCAGAGACCATCGGCGTGCCGGCCGACGACGTGGTGGTGAAGCTCGGCGATTCCCGCTTTCCCCGCGCCGGCGTCACCGGCGGCTCGCGCCTTGCCGGTGTCATGACAGGTGCCGTCTACAAGGCCGCGACCTCGGCGCTCGACCAGTTGGTCGGCTTGGCCATCGGCGATCCGCGTTCACCCTTCCACGCGCTGCAAGCCAACACGCTGGTCGTCGCCAACGGCCGCATCGCTTCACCGCGCGGCGACGGTCTCTATGTCTCGATTGCCGAACTGTTCAAGAGCGTCGGCCGCGACCGGATCGAGGCCACCGGCGACACCATGCCGGCCAATTCGACCGCCGAGGAGCGCTACAAGAACTACACCACCATCGCCATGTCGCTGCCGCACACCGAAGGCGACTATTCCCGCCACTCCTGGTGCGCGCATTTCATCGAGGTGCGCGTCGACGAGGATTTCGGCACGGTGCGTGTGTCGCGCGTCGTGTCGGCGCTCGATTCCGGCCGGCTCTACAACCCGAAACTCGCCGAAAGCCAGTGGAAGGGCGGCATCATCATGGGCATCGGCCAGGCGCTGCTCGAGGAAGGCATCATGGACCGCCGCCACGGCCGCATCGTCAACAACAACCTCGCCGACTACCTCGTGCCGACCAATGCCGACATTCCCGACATCGAGGTGATCTCGGTGGGGATACCCGATTTGCACTCCTCGGTGCTTGGCGGCAAGGGCGTCGGCGAACTGGCCATTGTCGGCGTGGCACCCGCGATCGCCAACGCGGTGTTCCACGCGACAGGCAAGCGGGTGCGGGACCTGCCGATCACGCTGGAGAAGCTGATTTAG
- a CDS encoding (2Fe-2S)-binding protein — translation MTKTTIPVRLDINGQHHELQLEPRVTLLDALRDRLGLTGTKKGCDHGQCGACTVHVDGERVLACLTLAAQAEGRSITTIEGLAREGELHRVQAAFLEQDAFQCGYCTPGQIMSAVACIREGHAGSDEEIREYMAGNLCRCGAYPHIVAAVRQAALEVAS, via the coding sequence ATGACGAAAACAACAATCCCCGTTCGTCTCGACATCAACGGCCAGCATCACGAATTGCAGCTCGAACCGCGTGTCACGCTGCTCGATGCCTTGCGTGACCGGCTCGGCCTGACCGGCACCAAGAAGGGCTGCGACCATGGCCAGTGCGGCGCCTGCACCGTGCATGTCGACGGCGAGCGCGTGCTCGCTTGCCTGACACTGGCGGCACAAGCCGAGGGTCGCAGCATCACCACCATAGAGGGGCTTGCACGGGAGGGCGAACTGCATCGCGTGCAGGCTGCCTTCCTCGAACAGGACGCCTTCCAGTGCGGCTATTGCACGCCGGGCCAGATCATGTCGGCGGTGGCCTGCATCCGCGAGGGCCATGCCGGCTCGGATGAGGAAATCCGCGAATACATGGCCGGCAATCTCTGCCGCTGCGGCGCCTATCCGCACATTGTCGCCGCAGTCCGTCAGGCAGCCCTGGAGGTCGCATCATGA
- a CDS encoding slipin family protein, which produces MNPITLFLTTVFALAGIGLGATTNPWLGAPFIIIALLIAASLKMANTWQKFVVLRAGNLQGVRGPGLFLIIPVIDNVVAVIDERIQTSAFNAEQALTKDTVPVDVDAIIFWHVHDARQAALEITNYREAIDRVAQTSLREMIGSSMLSSLLSDRKAADEHLRDVIGQKTAEWGVTVMSVEIRDVAIPVALQDAMSRQAQAEREKQARVILGSAEAEVAGKFVEAANIYAGHPTALQLRAMNIIYETTKERGATILIPTAMVDSLNPAGAFVRAGQPATPKGAA; this is translated from the coding sequence ATGAACCCCATCACCTTGTTCCTCACCACGGTCTTCGCCCTTGCGGGCATCGGCCTCGGCGCCACGACGAACCCGTGGCTCGGGGCACCATTCATTATTATCGCACTGCTCATTGCCGCCTCGCTGAAGATGGCCAACACCTGGCAGAAATTCGTGGTCCTGCGCGCCGGCAATCTGCAGGGCGTCAGGGGTCCCGGGCTGTTCCTGATCATTCCGGTCATCGACAATGTCGTTGCGGTGATCGACGAACGCATCCAGACCAGCGCCTTCAATGCCGAGCAGGCGCTGACCAAGGACACAGTGCCGGTCGATGTCGATGCGATCATCTTCTGGCATGTCCATGACGCACGCCAGGCGGCGCTCGAGATCACCAATTACCGTGAGGCGATCGACCGCGTCGCACAGACATCGCTGCGCGAGATGATCGGCTCGTCGATGCTGTCCTCGCTGTTGTCCGACCGCAAGGCGGCCGACGAGCACCTGCGCGATGTCATAGGTCAGAAGACAGCCGAGTGGGGCGTCACGGTGATGTCGGTCGAGATCCGTGACGTCGCCATTCCCGTGGCGCTGCAGGATGCGATGTCGCGCCAGGCGCAGGCCGAGCGGGAGAAGCAGGCGCGTGTCATCCTCGGTTCCGCCGAGGCCGAGGTCGCCGGCAAGTTCGTCGAGGCAGCCAATATCTACGCCGGCCATCCCACCGCGCTGCAGCTGCGCGCCATGAACATCATCTATGAGACGACGAAAGAACGCGGCGCAACGATCCTGATCCCGACTGCCATGGTCGACAGCCTGAACCCGGCAGGCGCCTTTGTCCGCGCTGGTCAACCGGCAACGCCCAAGGGGGCTGCGTAG
- a CDS encoding xanthine dehydrogenase family protein subunit M, with protein MRDFSYLRATSVDAARQAAALPGAMLLAGGTTLIDLAKCGVAEPDSLVDITHLKGLDRIEVNERGATIGALVRMGHVADHADIKSRFPAISEALWQAASAQIRNMATVGGNLMQRTRCPYFRDPANFSACNKRVSGSGCSAIGGVTRGHAVLGTSEACIAMYPGDLATALVAFDATVHLGERKLLVDDFFLLPGTTPDREHAIEPGEMITAIEIPGSAAARRSTYLKIRDRQSYEFAAASAAVGLELEADGRTIRDLRVALGGVATKPWRARAVEDALTGKVLEPETVRAASLLAVEGAVDHGANHYKIELAPRVVARAILKLGETA; from the coding sequence ATGAGGGACTTTTCATACCTGCGCGCCACGTCGGTCGATGCGGCACGCCAGGCGGCCGCCCTGCCCGGAGCCATGCTGCTGGCCGGCGGCACGACGCTGATCGACCTCGCCAAATGCGGCGTCGCCGAGCCCGATAGCCTGGTCGACATCACCCATCTCAAGGGGCTGGACAGGATCGAAGTGAATGAGCGCGGCGCAACCATCGGCGCGCTCGTCAGAATGGGCCATGTCGCCGACCATGCCGACATCAAGAGCCGCTTCCCCGCCATCTCGGAGGCACTGTGGCAGGCGGCGTCCGCACAGATCCGCAACATGGCGACCGTCGGTGGAAATCTGATGCAGCGCACCCGCTGCCCCTATTTCCGCGATCCCGCCAACTTTTCCGCCTGCAACAAGCGTGTATCAGGCTCTGGCTGTTCGGCGATCGGCGGCGTTACCCGTGGCCACGCCGTGCTCGGCACCAGCGAGGCCTGCATCGCCATGTATCCCGGCGATCTCGCCACCGCTTTGGTCGCCTTCGACGCGACAGTCCATCTCGGCGAGCGTAAACTTCTGGTGGACGACTTCTTCCTGTTGCCCGGCACCACGCCCGACAGGGAACATGCGATCGAGCCGGGTGAGATGATCACTGCCATCGAAATCCCCGGCTCCGCCGCCGCCCGCCGCTCGACCTATCTGAAGATCCGCGACCGGCAATCCTATGAATTCGCCGCCGCAAGTGCCGCCGTCGGCCTCGAACTGGAAGCCGATGGCCGCACCATCCGCGACCTGCGCGTCGCGCTCGGCGGCGTTGCGACAAAACCCTGGCGTGCACGCGCCGTGGAAGACGCGTTGACAGGCAAGGTGCTGGAGCCGGAAACCGTCCGTGCCGCCAGCCTGCTCGCGGTCGAGGGCGCGGTCGACCATGGCGCCAACCACTACAAGATCGAGCTCGCGCCGCGCGTCGTAGCTAGAGCCATCCTCAAATTGGGAGAGACGGCATGA
- a CDS encoding AraC family transcriptional regulator codes for MNKNVFSSVDLPSHLDHHARFALWQDIHVAEIWSVEYTISEKLSFEAAIEATAIGPLVLGQMAGTIRHASRKASNIAADGRDGYLLLVNNGDTVLSGTQIGRDYRVGKGEAALVSASEALQMTGGDNNVWANVVLPRIVLENAFTHVEDRLALIIGADNEALDMLKRYCSFLEAGPALVSPDLVGHATETIVDLIGLATGAKGEAAELAGLRGLRAARLQAILQKMRDNFADPAISAQSVAGQLRLSVRYVHDLLQETGVSFAERILELRLQRAHRMLSDRRNDRMRISEIALLSGFSDVSYFNRCFRRRFGSTPSGAR; via the coding sequence TTGAACAAGAATGTCTTCTCATCGGTCGACCTGCCTTCGCATCTGGACCACCACGCACGGTTCGCGCTTTGGCAGGACATCCACGTCGCCGAAATTTGGTCGGTCGAATATACGATTTCCGAAAAACTGTCGTTCGAGGCGGCGATCGAGGCCACGGCCATCGGACCGCTGGTGCTCGGGCAGATGGCCGGGACCATCAGGCATGCCAGCCGCAAGGCGAGCAATATCGCCGCCGATGGCCGTGACGGCTATCTGCTGCTGGTCAACAATGGCGATACGGTGCTCAGCGGCACACAGATCGGCCGCGACTATCGTGTGGGCAAGGGCGAGGCCGCATTGGTCTCGGCTTCGGAGGCGTTGCAGATGACGGGCGGCGACAACAATGTCTGGGCCAATGTGGTGCTCCCGCGCATCGTGTTGGAGAATGCCTTCACGCATGTCGAGGACCGGTTGGCGTTGATCATCGGAGCCGACAATGAGGCGCTCGACATGCTCAAGCGCTATTGCAGCTTCCTGGAAGCTGGCCCGGCCCTGGTCTCACCCGATCTTGTCGGCCATGCCACCGAAACCATCGTCGACCTGATCGGCCTGGCGACCGGCGCCAAGGGCGAGGCCGCCGAACTCGCGGGTCTGCGCGGCCTGCGCGCGGCAAGGCTGCAGGCCATCCTGCAAAAAATGCGGGACAATTTCGCCGATCCCGCCATTTCAGCCCAGAGCGTTGCCGGGCAATTGCGGCTCTCCGTGCGCTATGTCCATGACCTGCTGCAGGAAACCGGGGTGAGCTTTGCCGAGCGCATTCTCGAATTACGCCTGCAGAGGGCGCACCGGATGCTTTCCGACAGGCGCAACGACCGGATGCGCATCAGCGAGATCGCGCTGCTCAGCGGCTTCTCCGACGTGTCCTATTTCAATCGCTGCTTCCGCCGCCGCTTCGGCTCGACGCCGAGCGGCGCCAGGTAG
- a CDS encoding DMT family transporter: MTSIPVANREAAPLPVAALMGAMVSIQIGATFAKTLFPVIGAQGTTTLRLIIGALMLIAVLRPWQMRPTRTTLPWLVAYGVTLAALNLLFYAALARIPLGVAVALEFSGPLLVATLASRRASDFAWIAIAVAGIVLLSPFIHSLQPLDPVGVMLALAAGGFWALYIVLAQKAGAELGTRTTAYGMAIAAVLALPFGVAQAGMGLLAPSILVSALLVGLFSSALPFFLEMVALTHMPARIYGTLTCLEPGLGALAGFLFLHESLTLPQLAGIAAVIVAAAGTALTSKPPVPSPE; encoded by the coding sequence GTGACATCTATACCGGTTGCCAATCGCGAAGCGGCGCCCTTGCCCGTCGCGGCGCTGATGGGCGCGATGGTGTCGATCCAGATCGGCGCCACCTTCGCCAAGACGCTGTTCCCGGTGATCGGTGCGCAAGGCACGACGACGCTGCGGCTGATCATCGGCGCGCTGATGCTGATCGCGGTGCTGCGACCCTGGCAGATGCGGCCGACGCGCACCACCTTGCCATGGCTGGTCGCCTATGGCGTGACGCTCGCCGCGCTGAACCTTTTGTTCTACGCAGCCCTTGCCAGGATCCCGCTCGGCGTCGCAGTGGCGCTGGAGTTTTCCGGCCCGTTGCTGGTGGCGACGCTGGCCTCGCGGCGCGCCAGCGACTTTGCCTGGATCGCGATTGCCGTCGCCGGCATCGTGCTGCTCTCGCCCTTCATCCATTCGTTGCAGCCGCTCGACCCCGTGGGCGTGATGCTGGCGCTGGCGGCCGGCGGCTTCTGGGCGCTCTATATCGTGCTCGCGCAGAAGGCGGGCGCCGAGCTTGGCACCCGCACCACCGCCTACGGCATGGCGATCGCCGCCGTGCTGGCGCTGCCCTTCGGCGTGGCGCAAGCGGGCATGGGCCTGCTCGCGCCGTCGATCCTGGTCAGCGCGCTGCTTGTCGGCCTGTTCTCCAGCGCGCTGCCGTTCTTCCTGGAGATGGTGGCGCTGACCCACATGCCGGCCCGTATCTACGGCACGCTGACCTGCCTGGAACCGGGGCTCGGCGCGCTGGCCGGCTTCCTGTTCCTGCATGAGAGCCTGACCCTACCGCAACTGGCCGGCATCGCCGCCGTCATCGTCGCGGCCGCTGGCACGGCGCTGACCTCGAAGCCGCCGGTGCCTTCGCCGGAGTAG
- a CDS encoding outer membrane protein, with translation MKTILLATAFILAPIGIACAADINEVSPVSGYDWSGLYAGVDIGYVAGKSNLFIAGGGFGGATDLNLPLDPDGFIGGIHIGANYQMANSFVIGAEADIAYSNADGLTPLDASGGGFSTLLKSELKWSGAARLRAGYAFDRTLPYIAAGVAAAKYEVTAIGGSGAVQIPFHDETHVGWTVGAGIEHAFTDRWIARAEYRYSDFGSKDLSIAAGLLTETHVDLQTHDVRVGLSYKF, from the coding sequence ATGAAAACGATCCTTCTCGCTACGGCCTTCATCCTCGCGCCGATCGGCATAGCATGCGCGGCTGATATCAATGAGGTTTCGCCGGTTTCCGGCTACGACTGGTCCGGCCTCTATGCCGGCGTCGACATCGGCTATGTGGCCGGAAAGTCCAATCTCTTCATCGCCGGCGGCGGCTTCGGCGGGGCCACGGACCTTAACCTTCCCCTCGATCCAGACGGTTTTATTGGCGGCATTCATATCGGCGCCAATTACCAGATGGCGAACAGCTTCGTGATCGGCGCCGAGGCTGACATCGCCTACAGCAATGCCGACGGACTGACGCCCCTCGATGCCAGTGGCGGTGGTTTCAGCACATTGCTTAAGAGCGAACTTAAGTGGTCGGGCGCGGCGCGGCTGCGGGCGGGCTACGCTTTCGACCGGACTTTGCCCTACATCGCTGCCGGCGTGGCCGCGGCAAAGTATGAAGTGACTGCGATCGGCGGCAGCGGCGCCGTTCAAATACCATTCCACGATGAGACCCATGTCGGCTGGACCGTTGGCGCCGGCATCGAGCACGCCTTCACCGACCGGTGGATCGCGCGGGCCGAATATCGCTACTCCGACTTCGGCAGCAAGGACCTCTCGATAGCAGCCGGTCTGCTCACGGAAACGCATGTCGATCTGCAGACGCACGATGTCCGCGTCGGGCTCAGCTACAAGTTCTGA